A DNA window from Maribellus comscasis contains the following coding sequences:
- a CDS encoding TraG family conjugative transposon ATPase, giving the protein MKVKPIEKSLPILGFNGDTVVSNNLDRGFGLRLELPELLSNSADQLYMLHDTFQRAVNLLPENTLLHKQDFFFVEHFDVRETSEKGFQNSLNRPYLNHFKGRPFLKHECYLYISLLNVGLLKNYLGSSLVFSRKQKLQETKLNEKINELRSNLVSVFGQCGIKATPVVQEEVIGNDSTTGLIERYLTLNFRTGQPLLGGIDFRDRLRVMDRFVEILSLSDFSHLPTEVRPTSGHPQTGLPVSMVYPVTYYLPFSHMTNQFIYVPAQQEVKAGLEGNHKKIYSLSKFSSENKVNAGLIENFLDTVQVSGEKIVKTHFNVMLFDEFLPELKKYKSETASAFSLMNCFPYQHNFDLPLLFFACVPFSTQLPETELFITQVPQACCLVNFEGEVRNSNSGFFINLSNRQEGCPVKIDLSDEPMQKHLIHNRNKIVIGGSGSGKSFFTNHLLRQYAESENCHIVLLDVGRSYEILTRYLDEKLKDKGGAKLVEFSETNPISFNPFVVDGEPDIEKKQTILSVIYTIYKADLTEMEKDVIAFSVNRYFETNIKKKRSFDSYYEFCKEIIPRLAKDESIEFNSNEFFFILSKYYKGGEYDYLLNKPMNTDEFFACPFLVFELDSIKDHPVIFPVATLIIMDIFLQKMRRLKRTRKVICLEEAWKAIATPQMAGFIKYFFKTIRKFFGEAMVVTQEVDDVISSPIIRDAIINNADTRILLDMNKFKNKFDEISRFLGLNEFQKEQILSINKNLPSDRKFKEVFISLGEYSRVFALEVSKPEYYCYTTEQKEKEEILARLNDKTSVLEVLNTM; this is encoded by the coding sequence ATGAAGGTAAAACCCATTGAAAAGAGCCTGCCCATTTTGGGCTTTAACGGTGATACCGTGGTTTCCAATAACCTCGACAGGGGCTTCGGGCTAAGGCTTGAACTGCCGGAATTGCTGTCAAACAGCGCTGACCAGTTGTATATGCTCCATGATACTTTCCAAAGGGCGGTAAACCTGTTGCCTGAAAATACCCTGCTCCATAAACAGGATTTCTTTTTTGTGGAGCACTTTGACGTAAGGGAAACTTCTGAAAAAGGGTTTCAAAACAGCCTGAACAGGCCTTATTTGAATCATTTTAAAGGGCGGCCTTTCCTGAAACATGAATGCTACCTGTACATCAGTTTGCTTAACGTTGGTTTACTAAAAAACTACCTGGGTTCGTCCCTGGTATTTTCCCGCAAACAGAAACTGCAGGAAACAAAGCTGAACGAAAAAATAAACGAGCTGCGTTCCAACCTGGTTTCGGTTTTCGGTCAATGCGGGATAAAGGCAACGCCGGTTGTGCAGGAGGAGGTAATCGGAAATGATAGCACAACCGGACTGATTGAACGGTATCTGACCCTTAATTTCCGGACTGGGCAACCTTTACTGGGAGGGATCGATTTCAGGGACAGGTTAAGGGTGATGGACCGCTTTGTGGAAATCCTCAGTTTAAGCGACTTTTCACATTTGCCAACAGAAGTGAGGCCAACAAGCGGCCATCCCCAGACCGGATTACCGGTGTCCATGGTGTACCCGGTGACCTATTACCTGCCGTTTTCACACATGACCAACCAGTTTATCTATGTCCCGGCGCAGCAGGAAGTAAAAGCCGGGCTGGAGGGCAACCATAAGAAGATCTACAGCCTGTCGAAATTTTCTTCGGAAAACAAGGTCAATGCAGGACTGATTGAAAATTTCCTGGATACGGTACAGGTTTCAGGCGAGAAAATCGTTAAAACACATTTTAATGTGATGCTTTTTGACGAGTTCCTTCCGGAACTGAAAAAATACAAAAGCGAAACCGCTTCAGCTTTTTCGCTGATGAACTGTTTCCCGTACCAGCATAACTTTGATTTGCCCCTGCTGTTTTTTGCCTGCGTGCCTTTCTCAACGCAATTGCCGGAAACGGAACTGTTTATCACACAGGTTCCACAGGCCTGTTGCCTGGTCAATTTTGAAGGCGAAGTCCGGAATTCCAATTCCGGTTTTTTCATCAACCTTTCCAACCGGCAGGAGGGCTGCCCGGTAAAAATTGACCTTTCAGACGAGCCGATGCAAAAGCACCTGATCCACAACCGCAATAAAATCGTTATCGGCGGTTCAGGCTCCGGGAAATCCTTTTTTACCAACCATTTGCTACGGCAATATGCAGAAAGTGAAAACTGCCACATCGTTTTACTGGATGTAGGGCGCAGCTATGAAATCCTGACCCGCTACCTGGATGAAAAGCTCAAGGACAAAGGCGGGGCAAAACTGGTCGAGTTTTCCGAGACGAACCCCATCTCGTTTAACCCCTTTGTGGTGGACGGGGAACCGGATATCGAGAAAAAACAAACCATCCTGTCGGTCATCTATACCATTTACAAGGCGGACCTGACGGAGATGGAAAAGGATGTGATCGCCTTTTCGGTAAACCGGTATTTTGAAACCAACATCAAAAAGAAACGCTCGTTTGACAGTTACTACGAGTTCTGCAAAGAAATCATTCCGCGCCTGGCCAAAGACGAATCCATCGAGTTTAACAGCAACGAGTTTTTCTTTATCCTCAGCAAGTATTACAAAGGTGGGGAATACGATTACCTGCTGAACAAGCCCATGAATACCGATGAGTTTTTTGCCTGTCCTTTTCTTGTTTTTGAACTGGATTCGATAAAAGACCACCCGGTGATTTTCCCGGTGGCCACGCTGATCATCATGGACATTTTCCTGCAAAAAATGCGCAGGCTGAAACGCACCCGCAAGGTCATTTGCCTGGAAGAAGCCTGGAAAGCTATTGCTACCCCGCAAATGGCAGGGTTTATCAAGTATTTTTTCAAGACCATCCGCAAATTTTTTGGCGAGGCTATGGTCGTTACCCAGGAGGTGGATGATGTAATCTCATCACCCATCATCAGGGATGCGATTATCAACAATGCCGACACAAGAATACTGCTGGATATGAACAAGTTTAAAAACAAGTTTGATGAAATCAGCCGCTTCCTGGGACTGAATGAATTCCAGAAAGAACAGATCCTGTCCATCAACAAAAACCTGCCATCTGACCGGAAGTTCAAGGAAGTATTTATCTCGCTGGGCGAATACTCCCGGGTTTTTGCCCTGGAAGTCAGTAAACCCGAATATTACTGCTACACCACCGAACAAAAGGAAAAAGAAGAAATCCTTGCACGATTAAATGACAAAACTTCTGTTTTGGAAGTACTCAACACCATGTAA
- a CDS encoding helix-turn-helix domain-containing protein: MYSLEPTPYETGLQIAQRHRAMRKRLKISQQEMAERSGVSLGSLKRFENSGKISLESLLKLVHLLGRLSDFDHVLKEGENPDDIEKLFTNK, encoded by the coding sequence ATGTATTCTCTGGAACCAACACCATACGAAACAGGCCTGCAAATCGCCCAAAGGCACCGGGCGATGCGTAAAAGACTGAAAATCTCCCAGCAGGAAATGGCCGAGCGTTCCGGTGTTTCTCTCGGTAGCCTGAAACGGTTTGAGAACAGCGGCAAAATTTCACTGGAATCGCTCCTTAAACTGGTGCACCTTTTGGGGAGGCTAAGCGATTTTGACCATGTCCTGAAAGAAGGGGAAAACCCGGATGATATTGAAAAACTATTCACCAACAAATAA
- a CDS encoding helix-turn-helix domain-containing protein, which yields MPTEIVTTDDLREFKIELLKEFKQLLAAHHGQPFKKWLKSWEVRELLNISPGTLQNLRINGTLPFTKVGGVIFYDSEDIRKMMKENLVQNRFEFRRGR from the coding sequence ATGCCAACAGAAATTGTAACCACCGATGATTTAAGGGAATTTAAAATCGAATTGCTCAAGGAATTCAAACAATTGCTGGCTGCCCACCATGGCCAACCGTTCAAAAAATGGTTAAAATCATGGGAAGTAAGGGAACTCTTGAATATTTCCCCTGGTACGCTCCAAAACCTCCGTATCAACGGTACCCTGCCATTTACCAAAGTAGGCGGGGTCATTTTTTACGACAGTGAAGATATCCGGAAAATGATGAAGGAAAACCTGGTGCAAAACCGTTTTGAGTTTCGCCGTGGCAGATGA
- a CDS encoding ATPase, with translation MEEKKSKEITRSMSIPIKTTPNPYKDIAEFKNGMYLFDFSSCRKWLEEVGRQQYGEHFRLNPEDYGVIYSLIVYAIEDKTESEKRNLDMKKGILLAGPIGCGKSTLMALIKYFFQSGKQYQVKSTRDITFEFENEGYKVINRYSKNPLNLSYTNPVPSIFCFDDLGVEQPQKHFGNECNVMGEILLSRYDLFVSKGIPPI, from the coding sequence ATGGAAGAGAAAAAATCAAAGGAAATAACCCGCTCCATGTCAATACCGATAAAGACTACTCCGAACCCTTATAAAGACATCGCAGAATTCAAAAACGGGATGTACCTGTTTGATTTCTCTTCGTGCCGGAAATGGCTGGAAGAAGTGGGCAGACAACAGTACGGGGAACATTTCAGGCTTAATCCTGAAGATTATGGCGTAATCTACAGCCTGATTGTTTACGCCATTGAAGATAAAACCGAATCGGAAAAACGAAACCTGGATATGAAAAAAGGTATCCTACTGGCGGGCCCAATCGGTTGTGGGAAATCAACGCTCATGGCACTGATAAAATACTTTTTCCAATCCGGCAAACAATACCAGGTAAAATCCACCCGCGACATTACTTTTGAATTTGAAAATGAAGGTTATAAAGTGATTAACCGCTACAGTAAGAATCCCTTGAATTTAAGTTATACCAATCCTGTTCCAAGTATTTTTTGTTTTGATGATTTAGGTGTTGAACAGCCTCAAAAACATTTTGGCAATGAATGTAATGTTATGGGTGAAATCCTGCTCAGCCGTTATGATTTGTTTGTTTCAAAAGGTATCCCACCCATTTGA
- a CDS encoding DUF4133 domain-containing protein: MKAYTIQKIDTNLYIKGFSGQLVYSALYGIIAALLLFVLLYILTGAFIAVVVCVPLFFAYLYRLNKIQKKYGHAGWAKKKIARQLPEFVTIKKRFLR, encoded by the coding sequence ATGAAAGCTTATACGATCCAAAAAATCGATACCAACCTTTACATCAAAGGGTTTTCAGGGCAACTGGTCTATTCAGCCTTGTATGGTATCATTGCCGCCCTGTTGTTGTTTGTGCTACTTTATATCCTTACCGGGGCCTTTATTGCCGTTGTGGTTTGCGTACCCCTCTTTTTTGCCTACCTGTACCGCCTGAATAAAATCCAAAAAAAATACGGACATGCCGGATGGGCCAAAAAGAAAATTGCCCGGCAACTCCCTGAATTTGTCACCATTAAAAAACGGTTCCTGCGATGA
- a CDS encoding RteC domain-containing protein, producing the protein MEFIKAEHIVEQLKNNLQKTDGEQDDEILKTERAVGICSAALLELREYVNHSNFKNKGEEIHFFKVTKPFVLGEYLYYSKLWEILIRQPVTSVKRRKKYLKQMISRVQDFFNDNPEFYLYYRSGSTHMDDKYFVRGGISCTLSCQHFIFDPYFSTNYDYTLAAIKANEKIAAYCNAQINRLKPRGNSLSIRTDMFWSLKKRALMQIIYGIYYTEAVNNGDIHINELVSGFESLFNVKLFGFYHTFYEIVQCKKQPFWYLDLMKETLLRRAEESDENKRRKKGTTGIKTGTGKRNENNF; encoded by the coding sequence GTGGAGTTTATTAAAGCGGAACATATCGTAGAACAATTAAAAAACAATTTGCAAAAAACAGACGGTGAACAGGACGATGAGATTTTAAAAACGGAAAGGGCAGTTGGGATTTGTTCGGCAGCGCTGTTGGAATTACGTGAATATGTTAATCATTCAAACTTTAAAAACAAGGGGGAAGAAATCCATTTTTTTAAAGTGACAAAACCTTTTGTGCTCGGGGAATACCTTTATTACAGCAAACTCTGGGAAATTTTGATCAGGCAGCCGGTAACCTCCGTAAAAAGAAGGAAAAAATATTTGAAACAAATGATTAGCAGGGTACAGGATTTTTTTAATGATAACCCGGAATTTTACCTCTATTACCGCAGCGGTTCAACACACATGGACGATAAATATTTTGTCCGTGGAGGAATCAGTTGTACCCTGAGCTGCCAGCATTTTATTTTTGACCCGTATTTTTCAACAAATTACGATTACACGCTGGCTGCCATCAAAGCCAATGAAAAAATTGCAGCATATTGTAATGCCCAAATCAATCGGTTAAAACCAAGGGGCAATTCCCTGTCCATCCGTACCGATATGTTTTGGAGCCTGAAGAAACGGGCATTGATGCAAATCATTTACGGCATTTACTATACAGAAGCAGTCAATAACGGGGACATCCATATTAATGAGTTGGTCAGCGGTTTTGAATCCCTGTTTAATGTGAAGTTATTCGGGTTTTACCATACTTTCTATGAAATTGTCCAATGTAAAAAACAACCGTTCTGGTACCTGGACTTAATGAAAGAGACTTTGCTCAGGCGGGCCGAAGAGTCGGACGAGAACAAGAGAAGAAAAAAAGGAACAACCGGTATAAAAACCGGGACAGGTAAACGAAATGAGAATAATTTTTAA
- a CDS encoding type II toxin-antitoxin system HipA family toxin produces the protein MIGTEKIAVSLSLDGQDIDVGELVLSNRKIYFKYTSAFLDKGLNISPIRLPYSNQIVSAEYEPFDGLFGVFNDSLPDGWGRLLLDRTLSSKGINISDITPLDRLAFVGYKGMGALVYQPEIESGKITHPGPELDTIADEMNQVLKGTSPEIIEKLFILGGSSGGARPKIFAGYNDQTGELVHGLDSLPEGYTHWIIKFASSSDNPEIANIEFAYSKMALLAGIEMSECRLFAGKSGRVYFGTRRFDRIGNRRLHMHTASGIMHDNFRISTMDYGHLMDCAFRLEKHVHAHEKIFRLAAFNVYSHNRDDHSKNFSFLMNAKGEWQFAPAYDLTFSYSGYGFHSTMIAGESKNPGRKDLMKLATHFGIKNAKPIIEQVQEAISNWEEIAKESGVSKNNRQSIKNALDKLRD, from the coding sequence ATGATTGGAACAGAAAAAATAGCGGTGTCCTTATCCCTTGACGGACAAGATATCGATGTTGGGGAACTGGTGCTTTCAAACCGAAAAATATATTTCAAATACACCTCTGCTTTTTTAGACAAAGGACTAAATATTTCCCCTATCAGGCTCCCGTACAGCAATCAAATTGTCAGTGCGGAATATGAACCGTTTGACGGTTTGTTTGGCGTATTCAACGACTCCCTTCCCGATGGTTGGGGTAGGCTGCTTTTGGACCGTACGTTAAGCTCAAAAGGGATCAATATTTCTGATATAACTCCGCTTGACAGGCTGGCTTTCGTTGGGTACAAAGGGATGGGGGCATTGGTTTACCAGCCGGAAATTGAATCCGGGAAGATAACACATCCGGGGCCGGAACTGGATACCATTGCCGATGAGATGAACCAGGTACTCAAAGGGACCAGCCCTGAAATCATTGAAAAGCTATTTATATTGGGAGGTTCTTCCGGTGGAGCGAGGCCAAAGATCTTTGCAGGGTATAATGATCAAACCGGAGAACTGGTGCATGGCCTTGACAGTTTGCCTGAAGGTTACACACACTGGATCATAAAATTTGCTTCATCTTCCGACAACCCGGAAATTGCCAACATCGAATTTGCCTATTCCAAAATGGCCTTACTGGCCGGTATTGAGATGAGCGAATGCAGGCTATTTGCAGGAAAATCGGGTCGGGTCTATTTTGGCACCAGGCGGTTTGACCGTATAGGCAACAGGCGTCTGCACATGCATACGGCTTCCGGGATCATGCATGACAATTTCAGGATAAGCACCATGGATTACGGGCACCTGATGGATTGCGCCTTCCGGCTGGAAAAACATGTACATGCGCATGAAAAGATCTTCCGGCTTGCCGCATTTAACGTTTATTCCCATAACCGGGACGACCACAGTAAGAATTTCTCCTTCCTGATGAATGCCAAAGGGGAATGGCAATTTGCGCCAGCCTACGACCTCACTTTTTCCTATTCCGGCTATGGGTTCCACAGTACCATGATAGCGGGGGAAAGTAAAAATCCCGGAAGGAAAGACCTGATGAAACTTGCCACCCATTTTGGAATAAAAAATGCAAAACCGATCATTGAACAGGTGCAGGAGGCCATAAGCAACTGGGAAGAAATAGCAAAGGAATCCGGTGTTTCAAAAAATAACAGACAATCCATAAAAAATGCACTGGACAAGTTAAGGGATTGA
- a CDS encoding IPT/TIG domain-containing protein, with protein MKKLNDISMKVFALVLLAGTLFISCSKDDDPVDTTPQLTVTSFSPATARENDTVTITGTGFNATNYTLNMVKFTTNRSAIVTSATETELKVLAPDCNNGPITVTVGEQSVTTTQNFTFNTDLPDPKLLSVVPESGYVGSEVNITGENFGADISAITVYFNDVEATEPELGGASNNTINVNVPEGLEPGEVTIKVVRGGYESNTWTYTVLEIPTSVKIVYWTSADGIYKGEINSDRVDISQLYSSIDPQGIEVDTEGGYIYWGNPSGKILRAAIGGTGEIQTLYDGVGYVVDIAVDRSLDKIFILCYDAETYAYEWIKSAALDGGSIETLYTLDQSIEETWVWSIKILQDDIYWTEENSKHVMKGSVNGSSEAVVLFDADDGLNDPKGIAIDEENNKIYIVDTNNSIGTIFSGSLNGGDLTTFVEADSENLINPNDAEIDLENNYLFWMNNTNSSTDGKVMRVTLDGSNVMEPLFGEIDKPFFFDLDIH; from the coding sequence ATGAAAAAATTGAATGACATCAGTATGAAAGTATTTGCTCTCGTCTTACTGGCAGGTACCCTATTTATCTCGTGTAGTAAAGACGACGACCCTGTTGATACTACCCCGCAGTTAACTGTAACCTCGTTTAGTCCTGCTACGGCAAGGGAAAACGACACCGTAACGATTACGGGAACCGGGTTTAATGCTACTAATTATACCCTGAACATGGTTAAATTTACCACCAATCGTTCTGCAATAGTAACCTCTGCAACAGAGACTGAACTAAAAGTGTTGGCACCCGATTGTAACAACGGCCCCATAACGGTAACTGTTGGGGAACAATCGGTAACTACTACACAGAATTTTACATTCAATACAGATCTACCCGACCCCAAATTATTAAGTGTGGTGCCGGAATCGGGTTATGTGGGTTCGGAGGTTAACATTACTGGAGAAAATTTTGGTGCAGATATTTCTGCAATCACCGTTTATTTTAACGATGTTGAGGCAACAGAACCTGAACTTGGGGGGGCATCAAACAATACAATTAATGTAAATGTTCCCGAAGGATTGGAGCCGGGAGAAGTAACCATCAAAGTGGTTCGTGGTGGATACGAATCAAATACATGGACATATACGGTATTGGAAATCCCTACCAGTGTTAAGATTGTTTATTGGACATCTGCTGACGGAATTTATAAAGGAGAAATAAATAGCGATAGGGTTGACATCTCTCAATTATATTCATCTATTGATCCACAAGGGATTGAAGTGGATACAGAAGGGGGATATATCTATTGGGGTAATCCTTCAGGAAAGATATTAAGAGCTGCTATCGGTGGTACAGGAGAGATACAAACCTTATATGATGGAGTTGGCTATGTTGTTGATATTGCCGTTGATAGATCCTTAGATAAGATATTTATATTGTGTTATGATGCTGAAACCTATGCATACGAATGGATTAAGAGTGCAGCCTTGGATGGTGGTTCAATAGAAACACTATATACCTTGGATCAGAGTATTGAAGAGACATGGGTGTGGTCAATTAAAATATTACAAGACGATATTTACTGGACAGAAGAGAATTCTAAGCACGTTATGAAGGGATCTGTAAATGGTTCTTCAGAAGCTGTTGTCTTATTTGATGCAGATGATGGACTTAACGACCCTAAAGGTATTGCTATTGATGAAGAAAACAATAAAATATATATCGTTGACACTAATAATTCAATAGGAACTATTTTTTCAGGAAGTCTCAATGGAGGTGATTTAACCACTTTCGTTGAAGCAGATAGTGAGAACCTCATAAACCCTAACGATGCAGAGATTGATTTGGAGAACAATTATCTCTTTTGGATGAATAATACCAATAGTTCCACTGACGGGAAGGTCATGCGTGTTACACTGGATGGTTCAAACGTGATGGAACCTTTATTTGGAGAAATTGATAAGCCTTTCTTTTTCGATTTGGATATTCATTAA
- a CDS encoding DUF4134 domain-containing protein, which produces MRKKIQTVYQKSVAFIALTVFGAYRSFAQSAGGIDQATSEVSSYIDPVANLIIAIGAVVGLIGGVRVYIKWQSGDQDTQKAIMGWFGACLFLILVGVVIRAFFS; this is translated from the coding sequence ATGAGAAAAAAGATTCAAACGGTTTATCAGAAAAGTGTGGCATTTATTGCTTTAACAGTTTTTGGCGCATACAGGAGCTTTGCCCAGAGTGCAGGTGGGATTGACCAGGCTACCTCTGAAGTCAGCAGTTACATTGACCCCGTAGCCAACCTGATCATTGCTATTGGCGCCGTGGTCGGACTGATTGGGGGAGTCCGTGTTTACATCAAATGGCAAAGCGGTGACCAGGACACTCAGAAAGCCATCATGGGCTGGTTTGGCGCTTGCCTGTTCCTGATTCTTGTTGGAGTTGTTATCCGGGCATTCTTTTCCTAA